A portion of the Penaeus monodon isolate SGIC_2016 chromosome 28, NSTDA_Pmon_1, whole genome shotgun sequence genome contains these proteins:
- the LOC119591020 gene encoding keratin-associated protein 19-2-like encodes MIKTVILLVCAALLLAFAGANPDPEPGFRGHGGFGHGGFGHGGFGHGGFGGFGHGGFGRGFGHGGFGGFGHGGYGR; translated from the exons ATGATCAAGACA GTAATTTTGCTGGTTTGCGCTGCCCTTCTTTTGGCATTCGCGGGAGCCAATCCTGACCCTGAACCCGGTTTTCGGGGACACGGAGGTTTCGGGCACGGTGGGTTCGGACATGGAGGATTCGGACACGGCGGATTCGGAGGCTTCGGACATGGCGGATTTGGACGTGGATTCGGACACGGAGGATTCGGAGGTTTCGGACATGGTGGGTATGGTCGCTGA